A DNA window from Guyparkeria halophila contains the following coding sequences:
- a CDS encoding diguanylate cyclase domain-containing protein, with protein sequence MTSTTVQRLEAMARSLGERLPRDEALGALLETIAACYPALSRSAVFLSEDGRLLAASHDFDPALLPDPGVASTPGDPSHPAAAIEDIEERLLLQALGAEDGALGYWAIEIVESLPETETLQALHASIDQLFASTQADAAELKRRQRQRIERLERDQALMQSLLAQIDTLILADDEQRMLDVVCTQLVETGLFLGAWVAPAEHGITPIATGGDSEIIDRPSAEVKRTLEDGIRRAHALVDSGRRLVIDERIAAPFAQLNWFDTPPLAALVPLSRGGRLWAFLVVIAAAESDLDQQVSEVLVHLGELVNRSLEQLDLRDRLDEEQQRNTYLAYHDPLTNLANRRAVDAELPKALARADRHQQMLAVALLDLDDFKPINDRFGHAAGDEMLMTLAARLKNAIRDTDTAARLGGDEFLLILEDIEGDEGLARVLDRVATTIRQPISLEDGVEVHANGSIGVTRYPLDDSAPQQLIRNADAALYAAKNNKSARRQDWVIWERETTQRGQDLPEMSETVKAYGPAAKMLLERIQPEVDRLSDDFIDRFYAELSKQESIRTVLDRLSTAEYATLQTQQAAHLAFLLDPDLSEEAHVNRARQIGHVHALAGVSPSDLVRAITVYMHEFNDTFNRAHLNQRHQNRLERVFTERLSMELSHQLTAGQAVDDEFHAGLVEMDRRRRDERNWPDFNEHLLDTLSGLPGIDGVAILSPNADGRFVANYAEGVDLFNRPDGRSDLHPTLDLKRPESDHPVSVAYRQARVTRMDNTLADPAGAPWAKPAEALGVRSSVAIPILDNRDQPIAVICLHGRIPGMFANARLQGFAGQLMALVSQAWRQIRSPTALLYAKGDYDRWRQAFYDGGLEMIFQPVIDVQTGRLTTLEALARLYLPDGEVILPNMFIPWLNDGQVMRLFELGLEQSLICLRDIEARHGPSLSVAINLPVGVLMDPATPGHVRAALDRHGVSPHRVTLELLEQGDTGFEPSDLAEPMQRLGELGVNLAMDDLGSGYNNLLRLRSLPFNTVKVDQGMVRAAQHEPGRVLTFIASMIQMAQALELRTVVEGLETPDLIEATALLGGQLGQGYAIARPMRRNALAGWMTRFDFATHPARPRTALGAMAALWGLRSLGRAHLEQSERHHQLRAAAAWWATENLDRHRHLATGILSLLQEFRDGTMPGETFEARLQGYMGTLDQLIRSTATDEVSAATADE encoded by the coding sequence ATGACCTCGACGACGGTCCAGCGACTCGAGGCCATGGCCCGCTCGCTTGGCGAGCGGCTGCCTCGCGACGAGGCACTCGGCGCCCTGCTCGAGACGATTGCCGCGTGCTATCCCGCCCTGTCACGCAGTGCCGTGTTCCTGAGCGAGGATGGTCGGCTGTTGGCCGCGAGCCATGACTTCGACCCCGCTCTGCTGCCGGATCCGGGCGTGGCCAGCACCCCGGGTGATCCCTCTCATCCAGCCGCGGCGATCGAGGACATCGAGGAACGCCTCCTCCTGCAGGCACTCGGCGCGGAAGACGGCGCGCTGGGCTACTGGGCGATCGAGATCGTCGAGTCCCTGCCCGAGACGGAAACGCTCCAGGCATTGCACGCCAGCATCGACCAACTGTTCGCCAGCACGCAGGCGGATGCCGCGGAACTCAAGCGTCGTCAGCGCCAGCGGATCGAGCGACTGGAACGCGACCAGGCACTGATGCAGTCGCTGCTCGCCCAGATCGACACCCTGATCCTGGCCGATGACGAGCAGCGCATGCTCGATGTCGTTTGTACGCAGCTGGTGGAAACCGGCCTATTTCTGGGCGCCTGGGTCGCCCCGGCCGAGCACGGCATCACCCCGATTGCCACCGGTGGCGACAGCGAGATCATCGACCGGCCGAGTGCGGAGGTGAAACGTACGCTGGAAGACGGCATCCGCCGTGCCCACGCGCTGGTCGACAGCGGCCGACGCCTGGTGATCGACGAGCGCATCGCCGCGCCCTTCGCACAGCTGAACTGGTTCGACACCCCGCCGCTGGCCGCGCTGGTGCCGTTATCGCGCGGAGGCCGGCTCTGGGCCTTCCTGGTGGTGATCGCCGCGGCCGAGTCGGACCTCGATCAGCAGGTAAGCGAGGTGCTGGTGCACTTGGGCGAACTGGTCAATCGCAGCCTCGAGCAGCTCGACCTGCGCGATCGACTCGACGAGGAACAGCAACGCAACACCTACCTCGCCTATCACGACCCGCTGACCAACCTGGCCAATCGCCGCGCCGTCGACGCCGAACTGCCCAAGGCACTGGCGCGGGCGGACCGGCACCAGCAGATGCTGGCGGTCGCACTGCTCGACCTGGACGATTTCAAGCCGATCAACGACCGCTTCGGTCATGCTGCCGGCGACGAGATGCTGATGACGCTCGCCGCGCGCCTGAAAAACGCGATTCGGGATACCGACACCGCCGCCCGGCTTGGCGGGGACGAGTTCCTGCTGATCCTGGAGGACATCGAGGGTGACGAGGGGCTGGCGCGGGTACTCGATCGCGTGGCCACCACCATCCGGCAACCGATTTCCCTGGAAGACGGTGTCGAGGTCCACGCCAACGGCTCAATCGGGGTCACGCGCTATCCACTCGACGACAGTGCGCCGCAACAGCTGATCCGGAACGCGGATGCCGCGCTGTACGCCGCCAAGAACAACAAGTCGGCCCGCCGGCAGGACTGGGTGATCTGGGAGCGGGAGACCACGCAACGAGGCCAGGACCTTCCCGAGATGAGCGAGACGGTTAAGGCGTATGGCCCGGCCGCGAAGATGCTTCTCGAGCGGATTCAACCGGAGGTGGATCGTCTCAGCGACGATTTCATCGATCGATTCTACGCCGAGCTATCCAAGCAGGAATCGATCCGTACCGTACTCGACCGCCTGTCGACCGCGGAATACGCGACGTTGCAGACTCAGCAGGCAGCGCATCTGGCCTTCCTGCTCGATCCCGATCTGAGCGAAGAGGCGCACGTCAATCGTGCCCGTCAGATCGGCCACGTCCATGCCCTGGCGGGTGTTTCGCCCAGCGACCTGGTCCGCGCGATCACGGTCTACATGCACGAGTTCAACGACACCTTCAATCGCGCCCACCTCAACCAGCGTCACCAGAACCGGCTCGAGCGCGTCTTTACCGAACGACTCAGCATGGAACTCTCCCACCAGCTCACCGCCGGCCAGGCGGTGGACGACGAGTTCCATGCCGGCCTGGTCGAGATGGACCGGCGTCGTCGCGACGAGCGCAACTGGCCGGACTTCAACGAGCACCTGCTCGATACCCTGTCCGGTCTGCCCGGCATCGATGGCGTGGCGATCCTCTCGCCCAATGCGGACGGCCGCTTCGTTGCCAACTATGCCGAGGGCGTCGACCTCTTCAATCGCCCGGACGGACGCAGCGACCTCCATCCCACGCTGGATCTCAAGCGCCCGGAGTCGGATCATCCGGTTTCGGTCGCCTATCGGCAGGCCCGCGTGACCAGGATGGACAACACCCTCGCCGATCCCGCGGGCGCCCCCTGGGCCAAGCCGGCCGAGGCACTGGGAGTGCGCAGCTCGGTGGCGATCCCGATCCTCGACAACCGCGACCAGCCGATCGCAGTGATTTGTCTGCACGGTCGCATCCCCGGCATGTTCGCGAATGCGAGGCTGCAAGGCTTTGCCGGCCAGTTGATGGCGTTGGTCAGTCAGGCCTGGCGACAGATCCGCAGTCCGACCGCCCTGCTCTACGCCAAGGGCGATTATGACCGCTGGCGACAGGCCTTCTATGACGGCGGACTGGAAATGATCTTCCAGCCGGTCATCGACGTGCAGACGGGCCGCCTGACCACGCTGGAAGCACTGGCCCGCCTGTACCTGCCGGATGGCGAGGTGATCCTGCCGAACATGTTCATCCCGTGGCTCAATGACGGCCAGGTCATGCGGCTGTTCGAGCTGGGCCTGGAGCAGTCGCTGATCTGCCTGCGCGACATCGAGGCACGCCACGGCCCGTCGCTGTCGGTCGCCATCAACCTGCCGGTGGGCGTACTGATGGACCCGGCCACGCCCGGGCACGTCCGCGCGGCGCTCGACCGCCATGGCGTCAGCCCCCACCGGGTCACCCTCGAGTTGCTCGAACAGGGCGATACCGGCTTCGAGCCGAGCGACCTGGCCGAACCGATGCAGCGGCTCGGTGAGCTGGGCGTCAACCTCGCCATGGACGATCTCGGCTCCGGCTACAACAACCTGTTGCGGCTGCGCAGCCTGCCGTTCAACACGGTCAAGGTCGACCAGGGCATGGTGCGCGCGGCCCAGCACGAACCCGGCCGGGTTCTGACCTTCATCGCCTCGATGATCCAGATGGCTCAGGCCCTGGAGTTGCGCACCGTGGTCGAGGGCCTGGAAACGCCCGACTTGATCGAGGCCACCGCCCTGCTCGGCGGCCAGCTCGGCCAGGGCTACGCGATCGCCCGACCGATGCGCCGCAACGCCCTCGCCGGCTGGATGACCCGGTTCGATTTCGCGACCCACCCCGCCCGGCCGCGCACGGCACTCGGCGCCATGGCCGCCCTCTGGGGGTTGCGTTCGCTGGGACGCGCCCACCTGGAGCAATCCGAGCGCCATCACCAACTGCGCGCCGCCGCTGCCTGGTGGGCGACCGAAAACCTCGACCGCCATCGCCACCTGGCCACCGGCATCCTGTCACTGCTACAGGAATTCCGCGACGGGACCATGCCGGGCGAAACCTTCGAGGCCCGGCTGCAGGGCTACATGGGCACTCTCGATCAGCTGATACGCTCCACGGCAACCGACGAGGTCAGCGCGGCGACGGCCGACGAATGA
- a CDS encoding lysylphosphatidylglycerol synthase domain-containing protein: MISRKGRLPSMLGWVAVLLLLGLAIAWVGPARLIAPWLSIDPWALLVAMVLMMASYLIRTLRITRYFPDRLAGHFWSAFRLSSWHNLMNNLLPMRSGELAFPVLMQRYYRLSPLESMPVLFWFRLLDLQVVLLIGLAAGGHLLGLSTGILGVLFVLLLLTPIVAYGLRHWLHGVLARRDGRLAQLGVTMLSSLPDRPMRLMGTLFWTWVNWLVKLTALGWVLAALAPVGFAAGVLGAIGGDLTTVLPVHAPGGFGTYEAGVALLLAPLVDEPRKVLAAAVNLHLFVLGTALLAAGLALFIRRPSPR, from the coding sequence TTGATCTCGCGCAAGGGTCGTCTGCCGTCCATGCTGGGTTGGGTGGCCGTGCTGCTACTGCTCGGCCTGGCGATCGCCTGGGTGGGGCCGGCACGCCTGATTGCGCCCTGGCTTTCGATCGACCCCTGGGCCCTGCTGGTGGCGATGGTGCTGATGATGGCCAGTTACCTCATTCGCACCCTGCGCATCACCCGTTATTTTCCGGATCGGTTGGCCGGCCATTTCTGGTCGGCCTTCCGCCTGTCGAGCTGGCACAACCTGATGAACAACCTGCTGCCGATGCGCTCCGGTGAGCTGGCCTTCCCGGTGCTGATGCAGCGCTACTATCGACTGTCCCCGCTCGAGAGCATGCCGGTGCTGTTCTGGTTTCGCCTGCTCGACCTGCAGGTGGTGCTGCTGATCGGACTTGCGGCCGGCGGGCATCTGCTCGGCCTTTCCACTGGGATTTTGGGCGTGCTGTTCGTCTTGCTGCTGCTGACCCCGATCGTTGCCTACGGTCTGCGTCACTGGTTGCACGGGGTGCTTGCCCGGCGGGATGGGCGACTGGCGCAACTGGGCGTGACGATGCTCTCGAGCCTGCCCGATCGCCCGATGCGGTTGATGGGCACGCTGTTCTGGACCTGGGTGAACTGGCTGGTCAAGCTGACGGCCCTGGGCTGGGTCTTAGCTGCCCTGGCGCCGGTCGGTTTCGCGGCGGGTGTGCTCGGGGCGATCGGTGGGGATCTGACCACGGTGCTACCGGTACACGCCCCGGGCGGGTTTGGCACCTACGAGGCCGGCGTGGCCCTCCTGCTGGCCCCGCTGGTCGACGAGCCGCGCAAGGTGCTGGCCGCGGCGGTCAACTTGCATCTGTTCGTGCTGGGTACCGCGCTGCTCGCCGCGGGATTGGCGCTTTTCATTCGTCGGCCGTCGCCGCGCTGA
- a CDS encoding DNA polymerase III subunit chi has translation MSEIVFHLIDDPAEDAFWYFAAELCAEQAEAQRPTYVVCASLAHVEGFDDYLWSYRDDRFVPHTADPEDADHAPIFIGCDPEAGGFARVINLTGAPIPRPTDREHVDEVIPAGEQPRADARARWRQYKSAGATIDHHRIESVRPSGE, from the coding sequence ATGAGCGAGATTGTATTCCACCTGATCGACGACCCGGCCGAGGATGCCTTTTGGTACTTCGCCGCCGAACTCTGCGCCGAGCAGGCCGAAGCACAGCGCCCCACCTACGTGGTTTGCGCCAGTCTCGCCCACGTGGAAGGGTTCGACGACTACCTCTGGTCGTACCGAGATGACCGCTTCGTGCCGCATACCGCCGACCCGGAAGACGCGGACCACGCCCCGATCTTCATCGGCTGCGACCCGGAGGCCGGCGGCTTTGCCCGGGTGATCAACCTCACCGGCGCCCCCATCCCGCGCCCGACCGACCGCGAGCACGTCGACGAGGTCATCCCGGCCGGCGAGCAGCCTCGCGCAGACGCCCGTGCCCGCTGGCGACAATACAAGAGCGCCGGTGCGACCATCGACCACCACCGCATCGAGTCGGTCCGCCCCAGCGGCGAGTAG
- a CDS encoding valine--tRNA ligase, with protein sequence MDKTYDPRQIEQDCYQRWMEGDHFRPDMQAEGSYCIMLPPPNVTGRLHMGHAFQDTLMDTLTRWHRMRGEATLWQPGTDHAGIATQMVVERRLESEGVSRHDIGREKFLEKVWEWKEQSGGFITEQMKRLGASCDWSRERFTMDDGLSEAVREVFVRLYEDGLIYRGKRLVNWDPVLRTAVSDLEVVSEEEAGHLWHMRYPLSNGEGQLVVATTRPETMLGDSAVAVHPEDERYQHLIGETITLPLVGRRIPIIGDDYVDPEFGSGCVKITPAHDFNDYAIGQRHDLPMLNVLTETAAIREAAECVGEAARDVDPHIPERYRGLDRYEARRQIISDLEAEGLLVQIDDHKLMVPRGDRSGTVIEPLLTDQWFVDLTRDQTATGKPGGKKAITQPAIDAVRSGDIRFVPGNWENTYFQWLENIQDWCISRQLWWGHRIPAWFDTDGNLFVGRDEAEVRKKYDIPADVELNQDEDVLDTWFSSALWPFSTLGWPEQTAELERFYPTSVLVTGFDIIFFWVARMVMMGKYFGKDVPFREVYVHGLVRDAHGQKMSKSKGNVLDPIDIIDGIDLEALVEKRTTGLMQPKKARLIEKHTREEFADGIEAHGTDALRFTFAAQATTGRDISFDLERVKGYRNFCNKLWNASRFVLMQCEGEDTGLGDEPVTLGTADCWIIGELQACEATVTKHLETYRFDLAAQTLYDFTWSTYCDWYLELTKPAIKHGDAAAQRGTRRTLVRVLETLLRLAHPFIPYITETIWQRVAPLAGTKRSDDDTIMTAPFPVADESKIDTQARQAIDWLQGFILGVRRIRAEMDIAPGKPLPVLVTEAADTDRVRIRELEPLLTTVARIESIEEVDGELPESAMALVGKMQVHIPLAGLIDVTAELERLNKAVEGIEKQIEKARGKLSNANFVERAPEAVVNQERERLAGFEAELEELAAQRERIRRLAD encoded by the coding sequence ATGGACAAGACTTACGACCCCCGACAGATCGAACAGGACTGCTACCAGCGCTGGATGGAGGGTGATCACTTTCGCCCCGACATGCAGGCCGAGGGCAGCTACTGCATCATGCTGCCGCCGCCGAACGTCACCGGTCGCCTGCACATGGGCCATGCCTTCCAGGACACCCTGATGGACACGCTGACCCGCTGGCACCGCATGCGCGGCGAGGCCACCCTGTGGCAGCCGGGCACGGATCACGCGGGCATCGCCACCCAGATGGTGGTCGAGCGTCGGCTGGAGTCGGAAGGGGTCTCGCGCCATGACATCGGCCGCGAGAAATTCCTCGAGAAGGTCTGGGAGTGGAAGGAGCAGTCCGGCGGCTTCATCACCGAGCAGATGAAGCGCCTGGGCGCCTCCTGCGACTGGTCGCGCGAGCGCTTCACCATGGACGATGGCCTATCCGAGGCGGTCCGCGAAGTCTTCGTCCGCCTATACGAGGACGGCCTGATCTACCGCGGCAAACGCCTGGTCAACTGGGACCCGGTGCTGCGCACGGCGGTCTCCGACCTCGAGGTGGTCAGCGAGGAGGAGGCCGGCCACCTCTGGCACATGCGCTATCCGCTCAGCAACGGCGAGGGGCAGCTGGTGGTCGCGACCACCCGCCCGGAGACCATGCTGGGCGACTCGGCCGTGGCCGTGCATCCCGAGGACGAGCGCTACCAGCACCTGATCGGCGAGACCATTACCCTGCCGCTGGTCGGGCGGCGCATCCCGATCATCGGCGACGACTACGTCGACCCGGAATTCGGCTCGGGTTGTGTGAAGATCACCCCGGCGCACGACTTCAACGACTACGCCATCGGCCAGCGCCATGACCTGCCGATGCTCAACGTCCTGACCGAAACCGCCGCGATCCGCGAGGCGGCCGAGTGCGTCGGCGAGGCGGCCCGCGACGTCGACCCGCACATCCCGGAACGCTACCGGGGTCTCGACCGCTACGAGGCCCGTCGCCAGATCATCAGTGATCTCGAGGCCGAGGGCCTCTTGGTACAGATCGACGACCACAAGCTAATGGTGCCGCGCGGCGATCGCAGCGGCACGGTGATCGAGCCCCTGCTGACCGACCAGTGGTTCGTCGATCTCACCCGTGACCAGACCGCCACCGGCAAGCCAGGCGGGAAGAAGGCCATCACCCAACCGGCCATCGATGCCGTGCGCTCGGGCGATATCCGCTTTGTGCCCGGCAACTGGGAGAACACCTACTTCCAATGGCTGGAGAACATCCAGGACTGGTGCATCAGCCGCCAGCTGTGGTGGGGCCACCGCATCCCGGCCTGGTTCGACACGGACGGCAATCTGTTCGTCGGCCGCGACGAGGCCGAGGTGCGCAAGAAGTACGACATCCCCGCCGACGTCGAATTGAACCAGGACGAGGACGTGCTGGATACCTGGTTCTCCTCGGCGCTGTGGCCGTTCTCCACGCTGGGCTGGCCGGAACAGACCGCCGAGCTCGAGCGCTTCTATCCCACCAGCGTGCTGGTGACCGGTTTTGACATCATCTTCTTCTGGGTCGCCCGGATGGTGATGATGGGCAAGTACTTCGGCAAGGACGTGCCGTTCCGCGAGGTGTACGTGCATGGTCTCGTGCGCGATGCGCACGGGCAGAAGATGTCGAAGTCCAAGGGCAATGTGCTCGACCCGATCGACATCATCGACGGCATCGACCTCGAGGCGCTGGTGGAAAAACGCACCACCGGCCTGATGCAGCCGAAGAAGGCACGGCTGATCGAGAAGCACACCCGCGAGGAGTTTGCCGACGGGATCGAGGCGCACGGCACCGACGCGCTGCGCTTCACCTTCGCCGCCCAGGCGACCACCGGCCGCGACATCAGCTTCGACCTCGAACGCGTCAAGGGCTACCGCAACTTCTGCAACAAGCTCTGGAACGCCAGCCGCTTCGTGCTGATGCAGTGCGAGGGCGAGGACACCGGGCTGGGTGACGAGCCGGTCACGCTGGGCACCGCCGACTGCTGGATCATCGGCGAGCTGCAGGCCTGCGAGGCCACGGTCACCAAGCACCTGGAGACCTACCGCTTCGATCTCGCCGCGCAGACGCTCTATGACTTCACCTGGAGCACCTACTGCGACTGGTATCTCGAGCTGACCAAGCCGGCGATCAAGCATGGCGACGCGGCCGCCCAGCGCGGCACCCGCCGCACCCTGGTGCGCGTACTCGAGACGCTGCTGCGCCTGGCCCACCCGTTCATCCCCTACATCACCGAGACCATCTGGCAGCGGGTCGCCCCGCTTGCCGGCACCAAGCGCTCGGATGACGACACCATCATGACCGCGCCGTTCCCGGTCGCCGACGAGTCGAAGATCGACACGCAAGCACGCCAGGCGATCGACTGGCTGCAGGGCTTCATCCTGGGCGTACGCCGCATCCGCGCCGAAATGGACATCGCCCCCGGCAAGCCGCTGCCGGTGCTGGTTACCGAGGCCGCTGATACCGACCGGGTCCGCATCCGCGAGCTCGAACCGCTGTTGACCACGGTTGCGCGGATCGAGTCGATCGAGGAAGTCGACGGCGAGCTGCCGGAATCGGCGATGGCGCTGGTGGGCAAGATGCAGGTACACATCCCGCTGGCCGGCCTGATCGACGTGACCGCGGAACTCGAGCGCCTGAACAAGGCAGTCGAGGGCATCGAGAAGCAGATCGAGAAGGCGCGCGGCAAGCTGTCGAATGCCAACTTCGTCGAGCGCGCCCCGGAAGCGGTGGTCAACCAGGAGCGCGAGCGTCTGGCCGGCTTCGAGGCAGAGCTCGAGGAACTGGCCGCCCAACGCGAGCGGATCCGCCGCCTGGCCGACTGA
- the mnmC gene encoding FAD-dependent 5-carboxymethylaminomethyl-2-thiouridine(34) oxidoreductase MnmC — protein sequence MTPIAGGGPLVPAELAWRDDGTVHSEAFGGLDFPRAGAFAESEHVFLAGNDLYARFAQDPGQDPGQEQGQAQGQKPYQCNRILEAGFGTGGNFLATALLFLELAPPQATLDFVSLEAHPVAAVDLPRLGSAQQRAAQQWLADHPRFPIDAHERFVDLQSALHAQWPDPVPGFHRRLFADGRIRLTLVWGDPAIQTPRIDGRFDAFYLDGYGPDGNPESPQEPVIQQLGRLSAPGATAAVAHAAPWVRERLTAAGFVVQQPPGFARDEAMLSARRHDGPEASGVASRRTEGPVAILGAGMAGTTVARALNRRGREVVVFEAGSAPAGGGSGNPAGLVAPVISRDWNRLSQLTATGMGFMRAELAELVDGETAAFDGVIKLARSERHVARQAGIAAELQPDPGFAQWCEAASLRGLTGVTDIDSPGWYFPTAGWLRPRPVIAHWLAAPGIETRLDRSVQRLLGAAGAWRVQTTDGRTHGPFAEVIVAAGPSSGALIEALRPWIEPCRGQVSWGRHGGERSGDPVVSRRPLMREGYALDLPSGERLFGASFLPGDTELAVREDEHEGNRHRLAAIAPSLELPLSRDGLQGRASLRATTPDRLPIVGQVADGLWVSTGHGARGLTWSAWLGEYLAAQIEQTPSPLPRDLAEGLRPQRFDERAAHKQARQAGNRCGRRPD from the coding sequence ATGACCCCGATCGCCGGTGGCGGGCCGCTGGTGCCGGCGGAGCTGGCCTGGCGTGACGACGGCACCGTGCACAGCGAGGCATTCGGTGGTCTCGATTTTCCCCGCGCCGGCGCCTTTGCCGAGAGTGAGCATGTCTTCCTCGCCGGCAACGATCTTTATGCGCGCTTCGCCCAGGATCCGGGCCAGGATCCGGGCCAAGAGCAGGGCCAAGCGCAGGGCCAGAAGCCGTATCAGTGCAATCGCATCCTCGAGGCCGGGTTCGGCACGGGGGGCAATTTCCTCGCCACCGCGTTGCTGTTCCTGGAACTGGCGCCGCCGCAGGCCACCCTCGATTTCGTCAGCCTGGAAGCGCATCCCGTCGCGGCGGTCGATCTCCCGCGCCTGGGGAGCGCTCAGCAACGCGCGGCACAGCAGTGGCTCGCCGATCACCCGCGGTTCCCGATCGACGCCCACGAGCGCTTCGTTGATCTGCAATCCGCGCTGCACGCGCAGTGGCCCGACCCCGTGCCCGGGTTTCACCGGCGTCTGTTCGCGGATGGGCGTATTCGTCTGACGCTGGTCTGGGGGGATCCCGCCATCCAGACCCCGCGCATCGACGGCCGTTTCGACGCCTTTTACCTGGATGGATACGGCCCCGACGGCAATCCCGAGTCGCCCCAGGAGCCGGTCATCCAGCAGCTGGGCCGGCTATCGGCACCGGGGGCGACAGCCGCGGTGGCTCATGCAGCACCTTGGGTGCGAGAGCGGCTGACCGCGGCAGGCTTCGTGGTCCAGCAGCCCCCGGGGTTTGCTCGCGACGAGGCCATGCTCAGCGCCCGTCGCCATGATGGGCCAGAGGCAAGCGGGGTGGCCTCGAGGCGGACCGAGGGCCCGGTCGCGATCCTGGGGGCTGGGATGGCCGGGACCACGGTGGCCCGAGCGCTCAACCGACGGGGACGCGAGGTGGTCGTGTTCGAGGCGGGATCGGCCCCCGCCGGTGGGGGGTCTGGCAACCCGGCCGGCCTGGTCGCGCCGGTGATCAGTCGCGACTGGAACCGCCTGTCACAACTGACCGCGACCGGCATGGGCTTCATGCGCGCCGAACTGGCTGAACTGGTCGATGGCGAGACAGCCGCGTTCGATGGCGTGATCAAGCTCGCGCGCAGCGAGCGGCATGTCGCACGTCAGGCCGGGATTGCCGCGGAGCTGCAACCGGATCCGGGCTTCGCTCAGTGGTGTGAGGCCGCCTCGTTGCGCGGGCTGACGGGGGTGACCGATATCGATTCCCCCGGCTGGTACTTCCCGACCGCGGGCTGGCTGCGTCCGCGGCCGGTCATTGCCCATTGGCTTGCCGCCCCCGGTATCGAGACGCGTCTTGATCGGTCGGTGCAGCGTCTGCTGGGTGCGGCGGGTGCATGGCGAGTGCAGACGACCGACGGTCGGACGCACGGACCGTTTGCCGAAGTGATCGTGGCGGCCGGCCCGTCGAGCGGGGCCCTGATCGAGGCGTTGCGGCCGTGGATCGAGCCATGTCGGGGGCAGGTCAGTTGGGGGCGGCACGGAGGGGAGCGGTCCGGTGACCCCGTGGTGAGTCGTCGTCCGCTGATGCGTGAGGGCTATGCGCTTGACCTGCCCAGTGGTGAGCGCCTGTTCGGGGCGAGCTTCCTCCCCGGCGATACCGAACTGGCGGTCCGGGAAGACGAGCACGAGGGGAACCGGCACCGGCTTGCCGCCATCGCGCCGTCACTCGAGCTGCCGCTGTCTCGCGATGGCCTGCAGGGACGGGCCTCCTTGCGTGCCACCACGCCGGATCGTCTGCCGATCGTCGGCCAAGTTGCCGACGGGCTGTGGGTGTCGACCGGACACGGGGCGCGTGGGCTGACCTGGTCGGCATGGCTCGGCGAATACCTGGCCGCGCAAATCGAACAAACCCCCTCGCCGTTGCCGCGGGATCTGGCCGAGGGCCTGCGCCCGCAGCGCTTCGACGAGCGTGCCGCTCACAAGCAGGCCCGGCAGGCCGGCAACCGCTGTGGCCGCCGGCCGGACTGA
- a CDS encoding secondary thiamine-phosphate synthase enzyme YjbQ, with protein sequence MPKVIEIRTPGRGFTNITAQVQAELSGSGLCHLFLQHTSASLILTENASPEVRTDLETLIGRAAPDGDPAYRHDDEGPDDMAAHFRTLLAGHELSLPMDAGRLMLGTWQGVFLWEHRAHPHRRRIVITQLPERQ encoded by the coding sequence ATGCCAAAAGTGATCGAGATCCGCACCCCCGGACGGGGCTTTACCAACATCACCGCTCAGGTCCAGGCCGAGTTGTCCGGCAGCGGTCTGTGCCATCTGTTCCTGCAGCACACTAGTGCCTCGTTGATCCTGACCGAAAATGCCTCGCCAGAGGTGCGGACGGATCTGGAGACCCTGATCGGCCGCGCGGCGCCGGATGGCGATCCCGCCTATCGTCACGACGACGAAGGGCCGGATGACATGGCAGCCCACTTTCGCACGCTGTTGGCGGGTCACGAGCTGTCGTTGCCCATGGACGCGGGCCGCCTGATGCTGGGCACCTGGCAGGGCGTTTTCCTGTGGGAGCATCGGGCGCACCCGCACCGGCGCCGCATCGTGATCACCCAACTGCCCGAGCGGCAATGA
- a CDS encoding PilZ domain-containing protein, giving the protein MITQRRFARVEIPLPVRIRCPKATLRGTILDVSLKGVLIELETAGSLSDDCVAESLNIEILSDPDQTVLVELTARIVRESNRTLALAWSSIELDALTHLRELLQANGVEEHQLSRELSELLDD; this is encoded by the coding sequence ATGATCACTCAACGCCGCTTCGCCCGAGTCGAGATCCCGCTGCCGGTGCGCATTCGCTGCCCGAAGGCAACGTTGCGCGGCACCATTCTCGACGTCTCGCTCAAGGGTGTCCTGATCGAGCTCGAAACCGCAGGCAGCCTCAGCGACGACTGTGTCGCCGAATCGCTGAACATCGAGATCCTCTCCGATCCGGACCAAACCGTCCTCGTCGAGCTCACCGCCCGCATCGTCCGCGAGTCGAACCGGACCCTCGCGCTGGCATGGTCCAGTATTGAACTGGATGCCCTGACCCATCTACGCGAGCTGTTGCAGGCGAACGGCGTGGAAGAGCATCAACTCTCGCGCGAACTGTCCGAATTGCTGGACGACTGA